ATCCAGCTCCTCCCCATAGCTCAGCTCCACCATGTGCTCCTTCGCCTCTATGATACTCTGGGCTACTGCGAGCAGGgagagcccccagcacaggggatCAACCGCCTGCCCTGAGCGCACCACGGGACGGGACATGGGGCAGCTAAtgcctggggacagggcagaACCCCATACAACGAGGCAAAGCCCTGAGCTGTGGCCTAGGGAAGGGACCAGGCAGGCCCCAAAGCCAACGGCTCAGGATGCCCAGCTGTGGAAGTGCTCTTCTCAATCTTACCCTCTGCTTTCTCAAAGGTGATGAGCGCTGAGCCCCCCAGCAGAGGGTAGTGGATCAATGGAGTGAGAAACAGCTTGTTGATGTCCTCCTTGTTTGTCACAAGTCCCTTAAAcaccattttcttctctggcaaggcaggcagcagctgtggtcAAGTACACAGGATTTGGAGGGGACTGGTCCCCACACAGGGCCTGTCCCTGCCAATCTACAGACTAGAAACAAGATCATTGCTCAGAATAAGCAGCTAGAGAGCCTCAGCAGAGCTTCTCCTAGGGTCTGGCTGTGCTCAGAGTCCCAAAGTCACCTCTGGAAGTTCTGGCTCTGGCAGAGTttgcaggagctgtgccagtcatcctgcagtgcccagctgcATTTGCCTGCAGCCAGGCTTGTGCCCCTTGCCAGCAGACCCGGGTGCCCACACACATTACATTACCATCACCGGATCATCCCAGGGGACTCTCTTCCTCActtcttccagtttctttttcaacacctgcttctcctgcctcagTCTGTCCTTCTTCTCCTTTGCTAAAAGAATGTCCATCTAGAAGGGCAGAAAGAGGAGGCAGTAAGGGATCTGCCAGGACACAGGTGGCTGCAGCACCATCacaagcacagagctgctctgggatACAGCTCTGCCCACACTGCACTTCTGCTCTCCCCTGGCTCCTGCCGTTTTGATCACAGCCCTTCCTCCATCACCACTGACCGGACATCCCTTGAAACCTCCACCGGGCCCAGAGCAAAGTAATCTCAGAGCAGTGAGCTGCAGGTTGCAGTCCCACCACCCACCGCCACCTGTCCAAGCCCAGGAGAAGGCCTCTCACCACCAACCTGGAAGGATATCTCCTCATCTCTGGTTAAAGACATCTGTTGCTGAAGACTTTTCTGAAGTTCTCCCATCTTCCTCATCTCTACGGCTTCCTTGGCAGTTTTTAGCTTGGCACAGTCTTGCTCCAGGGTGCTACACCGCTCCTGTGGGAGGTACCATCAGATCGTGACCGCCACCCTGTGCACCCCCCTCGCTGCCGACCCGCACACGCAGATGCTTTGGGAAGGAGGGGGCTGCTCCCTGCGGGGAATCCCAGATCCCCGTACAAGGTCTCACAATCGTAGGACACCCCTGCCCTCTGTTCCTGAGTCGTAGtcccagagaaaacaaaacaactcgCGCTTCCAGCCCAGGAGGCTCGGCGCCCCCCGCGGCGGTTCAGACAGACCCCATCCCCGCGGCAGCCGGTCCCACCTTGCAGCGCTCGATCTCCTGCCGAACTTGCTCGGCGGTCAGCTCGGGAACCGCCCGCTCCGGAGCCTCGGGGAGGGGCAGATAGACGAAGGAGTCTTGGAGGGAAGAGGGGTCCTCAGCCACGCTGCATTCCCTGCCTTCCGGGGCCGGCCCCGCTTCCCCGGTCCCCGCTCCGCCGGTGCCGGGTGCTCGGCCCCTCATCTGCTCCCCCGAGGACATCTCCGCGGCGGGACCTCGCGCTCCGACGGCCCTTCCGCTTTCGCTTTCGCCGTCCGGCCCCGCCCCGGAGAAACGGTTCGGCCCCCCGGCGGCAGCGGGCGGGGAGAGAGCGCAGTCGATGCTAACACGGAATCTCCTTTCCAGGCCTCAAAACAACCCGCTCCCCCTCATCCGTCTGTGATCGAACACTCTGCCCCCCGTCCCGGCTCCCCAAGGGCCGGGGAAGGGTCACTTGCACGGTGAAGAACGCTAAATTTACCTAAATTACTCTAAGATCAAGGCATTGCACAATCACTCTGTAGCAGACTCAGGGACTGAAGGAGTCACTTTCTGTCTCCCACCGGGATTACCACAggactgacagcagcagcaggacgAAGAGTAGCTCCTGCCCAGGCACCATCCACCCGCCTTTCAGGGCAGTTCACACACAGTCCCCACCCCTCAACATGCTCCCGAACTGCAACAACTTTTCCAACTCTTATGGAGGCACAGCCCAGAACATCAACACCGAGGAGAAAAAGGTCTGGCAACACTCTTTCATATatacaccaaaacaaaaagggtTTTAACATTTATTGATGCGGCCTGATTACCCCTTTAGAATCGCAGCTTCTGGAAGAACCACTTATTCTTGCCTGTCTTGTATCTGGAAAAGGAGGAACACAAGGGTCACAGAAGGTTCTGGCCCAGGGGGCAATCAGCATGGGACTGGTGCCCAAGCTGTCCCTGTGCGCCCACAGCAAGAGGAGTGTCCCATTCCCCAGGCACAGTCCATCCTCTCCAGACCCACTGCATAGGGAAGTACATGTTAACTTCCCAATCTCCTCAATAAGCCCCTGGCAAAGGAGAGTTGTGACACCAGGAGCCAGGAGAGTAGTGCATGGCAGTGCCACCGGACACCTCCTACAGAGGGTTCTCCTTAGAGAGCAGCAGTTGTTGTTGaactgctccccagccctgagcagagctgtgcacacacagaggGGAGCAGGAACGTGCTCGACCAAAAGTGTAGTCAGAAACTGGGGTCAGAAGCATCCAACCTAGGACAGGCCCAGGCTGTGGCCCCCACCCCAGGGACAGGTACTGACACTGCTGCAAAGGCAACTTCAACTCACCTCTCCTCAAATTTCACCTTGGCTTCGCGTCTCGCTTTGCGTTTCAGAGCAGGGTCCCTGAACACGTCCTTATTGACGACGGTTTTGTCCAGTGGGATGTCCACGGAGTACCTGGGCAAGAGAGCAGCCCGGCTGGGACGAGCTGTGGGGGGCAGCCCAGACCCATCACACCAATCCGAGCTGGGTTGACGGCCTGTGGCTGCCTCGGCTCTGGGAGCCACCCAAGTGCCCCGAGACGTTCAAAGCAGCCTTTAAACAACATGGCTACACGATGCAtaggggctgagctgctctgcccagcacatTATCCTTAGCAGCCAGCACCTAAAGGAGCTCCACTGGGACAGAAGAGACACCCCTGGGCCACAATAGCTCAACCGACACCCCAGACCCTCCTGACTGTTCCAGAGGCTCATCCATTGACACCCCGATAAAGAAGGACATGGCTGTGGCTtcaacaaaacccagcagcctCACTTCAGACGTTCACTAATATTTCCCCATAGCCTCACACCCCCAGCCCGTTTTTGCAGAGCACACACAGACTTCATTCAGCCCCGTCGTTAACCACCTCGGCGGCTCCCCAGCATTCACTGCAGAACAGACAAAGAGCCAAGACCACAGAACGCAGCCGGGAcgtccctgccctgctggccgCAGCCCCGCCAGCGGCACTCACCGGGTGGGCATCAGGTGGTTGTAGTTGTACACCTTGACAAACGATTTGATCTTGGACCTCTTCGCGATCTTCTTCTTGCCCATGGCAGCAGTCACCTTCCGCGGGTAGCGGTCGATGCCCGCCACCAAGGCGTGGCTGTACGGCCGGTCTGAGGTGCCGTCGTCGATATTCTGAAACACAGCGCGGACCCGGCGATGGCACCGCGGGGCAACGGCCGCCGCCGGGAAAGCTCCGCTTGTACGAACAGCCCCGAGCAGGGCCAACAGCGGCGCCCCGGGCTCGGTCGCTCCACGGAACCACCCCAGAGCCCCGCGCTCACCTTCACGATGACGGCCTTGCGCCCCGAGTAGCGACCggccagcaccagcaccacctTCCCCGGCTTCATGAACTTCCCCATCCCTGCGGAGACAGCGCGCGGCGGTCACGGGCGAGTCCGTCCCCCCCCGCGGGCCCGGCCCCTCCCGGAGCCCCGAGGCGGCCGATGGCGGCGGATCCCGGCGCAGCGCCCGCACTCACCGAGGCGGCCGCGTCGATGGCGCCCAGACCGGAAAAGGAAGCAGCTGCCGCGCCCGCGACCTTTCACCTCGTGATGCCTTTCGTCACTTCCGCTGCGCCCTCTAGGAGCGGCTCGCGCGCAGGGAGGGACGCGGTGGTTGCCAGGCAACAGGCGGCGACCCCGCCCCGGGACACCGGGAGCACCCCCGGGATGGGCCCCGCCCGCTGCTCCCCCCGTACCCAGCGCGTCCCCCGTCCTGGCGGAACCGCAGAGAATCCAGCTCCAATTCAGCCCCAACACGGGGAAGCGACAGACACGAATCAAACGCTGCCACCAGGGGCGGGCTCTCCCCACACACGCACTTGCTGAAGCGGTTTAATGCATCCCCACAGAacaccaggcagctgctgcgCCGGCCATTGCACAAAGGAGTCGAAAAAGGAGCTCCGGGATCGCCGGACAAAGCTGCCAGCCCCTCAGCCAGGGGGACCACCTCCAGACTGCCGAGAGGCTGGAGAAGCACAGCCCCCATCCCACAGCTCAGACCTGCCCCTTTCCCTCACACGTTCACACTGCGGGGAGTACACCCCTCACCCCCGGACAGCTCTGCTCCCGTGGAGCAGCGTCTCCTGGGGGCGTCATTAGACCACGAGCTCTGACAAATAACCACACAGACGCAGCACAAGCTGCACATTCCCAGAGGCCACCCCCAGCTCCGTGGCCAGGATACTGCCCACCCCACACTTCACACAGATGCTCAATGACATCTGCCCCCAGCAAAGCCATCCTGCTCTTCAGAGCGGCGTTTCGGGGCAGGGtgaggagctgtgcagcacacagcctccagcagctctgcaggggcagCCTTGTAAAACACATTTCCAGAATCAAGACACCATAAGATTTCCCCAAAAGAAAATACCAACATCAAAGAGCCACACTTGGTCCTAAAAAAATCGAGGCTTCCGGAGCCAAACAGCTGCCTACGTGTGGGAAAATGGATGATCTACAataaaaacacatcaaaaagcATCTTTGATGTTTTTCAGCTGCCGGACAGCCAGGTCCACTGGGAGGTTGAACTTCAAGTTGCTCAGACGACTGAGGATGTTGAGCGCGCTCTCGAAGCCCGTGTTTGCCATGTAGCTCCAAGGCTGGTAGTGGGACTGCACCAGAGCTCCCGATTTGCAGATGAGGTTCACCCAGGAGACCAGGCGCTGCTCGTTCAGGGCCATACACACCAGGGCCTTCAGCTCTGAGTCTGCACTGCGCTTGAAGGGGTCGTGCTCTGTCAGGACAGTGTGGATGGCTGTCAGCAGGCTCTGCTTGGGGGTGACGGTCACTCCTCCAGTCACAGGCAAGGCAAAGGACTGGGAGAGCTTGCGAGCTGGGGACTCCACGAAGGCTTGTCCGTTCTTAGCATTGTAATACTTCACAAAGAGCTCCCAGGGATGCATGGTCTTCGGGGATGAGGTGAAGGCGGGAATCAAGCAGGCGATGGGGGCCAGCACCAGGCTCATTCCCGGAGAAGAGGCGTAGAGCCCGTGGGCCATCAGGTCTCGCAAAGCAATGGCCAGCTCCTTCCGCACAGCCAGAGTCAGCTCATCCCTGCCTCCCAAGGGAACGTCCTGCAGGTCAGAGCAGCTGATGACATGGTCTTCCTCCTGGTGCTTCATTGCCAGCTGCCTCACCCGCTCTACAGACAACTCCAGTCTCTTGAGTAAGGGGGAATAGTCCCGGTCAGCTTGGTCCTTCTGCCAGAGGCTGTGGGGAATCTGGCCGGTTGCGCAGCCGAACTGGCTGACAGCAAAGATCTGCAGCACCGCCAGCATGCGGCGCATCAGCTGCAGCCCTGTTTCCCGCATCTTCCTGGCATCTTCTGGGCTCACTGCTCAGgtcagaaaagaggaaaaaaaggactctCATTAAGGAATCAACAGCTCTGCTCTTTCCTGCACACAAAGGGAGCACGAATGTCTGCTTCTCCTTTGCCACAGAATTGTCTCCTCCTTGGGAGTTTTTGTCACTAGGACTGATGCTACTTTTCCTAGTTTCAAAGCACTGAAGCCAACCGTAAAAGCAAACGTTTGTGTGGCCTGTTGTCCACAATCAGGTCatcttacagaaaataaatcctacAATAGCTTTCCTTATGGAAATATACATAGAAACGAAAGATCATTCTTTAGACACAATATTAGCATTAGATAATTCGAAGACACTGGAAACTGCTGAAGGAGATTATAAAGAACACTGGCTCATCCAGTTCATGGTATCTGCTCACAGAGCTAAGAGTTCAAAGTGCATTAATCTGAGTGCAGACCAACAGCAAATACAAGACAAGGCTGCTCAGTCTATCCATATATTGCACTAAGCATCTTCTGTTTCCCATCTCTGCCAAGGACCAATCCCACCCTCTGTGCCACACTTTAGGGTTCTGTGGCTAATGGTCCCAAGGAGGAAGGGTAAAAGAACTGGACCCAGGCCTTCTGTCAGTAGGagcaggaaagaagagaaatcaactgccaggagaagagcagagcagcccagcatgGCTGGACGCTTGCAGAACTCCAAGTGAGTGACAGCAGGAATGGTGCCAGTGGCTCTGAGCCCCCAGTGCCCACCTCTGCTTCCAGGAGGCCGTGGATGTGGTTTGTGGGAGCCACCACCATCTTTTCTGCCTGTGCATTCACAGTGCCCATCTTCTGCCTTACCAGAGCTTCCAACTTCATCTAGAACAAAAATTTCATGCAGTTACTTCACTTGGGAATTTAAGCTGCACATCCCCAGTATTAAGGTCAATATTGCTTAGgcctctctgctccttttttgTCAGTCTCCTGTTCTCCCCACTGTCAGTTCAGAGATCTGTACTTCCCTGTGACCCAGAAACCCTTCCTGCATGCTCTGACATCTGTGACCTCCCTCCTCATAACTTTGTCAGGGAATGACATAGCAATTCAATCTGCTCATCAACAATTCAGCACTGACCCTGAATAAAGTTGATGAACATTTCAAGGTCCCTGATCTGTGTCTTCAGTTgctccaccagctgctccttcaCCCTGGCTGGATTAACGATCTGTGCTATGGCAGCATCCACACGCTGTCGCAGCTCCTCTGGAGAGAGCGTTGCAACATCTTCACTCAAGTCCATGTCTAGCTTCTTTATCAACTCATTTATAATCATCTGCAAAACATGAGTTAGCAGCATGATGTCACCATGTAGCACTGCTGCCCATGAGCTTCAAAACACTCCTTTACCCATTCATTTCCTTGGAAACAGGCCACTTGCAGCACACAGAAAACTGCAAGAGAAGACACTGGACAGGTTTACACGTACAGATATTCTATAGCAGCTGCTGGCAAGAAATAAGGATTGACCAACTCCTACAGTCTATTAGCGGCTCACATATgctaagaaaaaacacaggcagATGGACTCTGTGAGCCTTACCTGTTGTCTCTCCATAACCACGGACTGTGGCAGAGAATCATAGCTGCCCTCCTGGTAAGCAAAAGTCTCCAGGTCATCCAGCTGAGTCTTGAGCTGCAGGATcagctctctctgcttctccttcaggATCTCACTTTGGTCCTGCTTCTCTTGctcactctgaaaaaaaatacaagtaaataaAAGGGAAGACTACTGTCACAGGCAAGCCCCGGAGAACAGGACTGCGGGGTGAGTGTTTCCTTCAGCTCCTACATCCAGCCCTGT
This genomic stretch from Apus apus isolate bApuApu2 chromosome 25, bApuApu2.pri.cur, whole genome shotgun sequence harbors:
- the IFI35 gene encoding interferon-induced 35 kDa protein isoform X2 translates to MSSGEQMRGRAPGTGGAGTGEAGPAPEGRECSVAEDPSSLQDSFVYLPLPEAPERAVPELTAEQVRQEIERCKERCSTLEQDCAKLKTAKEAVEMRKMGELQKSLQQQMSLTRDEEISFQMDILLAKEKKDRLRQEKQVLKKKLEEVRKRVPWDDPVMLLPALPEKKMVFKGLVTNKEDINKLFLTPLIHYPLLGGSALITFEKAEVAQSIIEAKEHMVELSYGEELDELDRCRVRVQAAPVDMLLPSALEVRLTQSSRSIILSGLPSLEIPEEALLDKLELFFSKTKNGGGEVESREFLEDSGQVVMTFVQEGVAGPLIARGHIQALIGKGKYELKISPCVSGDITNLKLCPAPALPLPQDCPALGDPRCAG
- the IFI35 gene encoding interferon-induced 35 kDa protein isoform X1, which produces MSSGEQMRGRAPGTGGAGTGEAGPAPEGRECSVAEDPSSLQDSFVYLPLPEAPERAVPELTAEQVRQEIERCKERCSTLEQDCAKLKTAKEAVEMRKMGELQKSLQQQMSLTRDEEISFQMDILLAKEKKDRLRQEKQVLKKKLEEVRKRVPWDDPVMLLPALPEKKMVFKGLVTNKEDINKLFLTPLIHYPLLGGSALITFEKAEVAQSIIEAKEHMVELSYGEELDELDRCRVRVQAAPVDMLLPSALEVRLTQSSRSIILSGLPSLEIPEEALLDKLELFFSKTKNGGGEVESREFLEDSGQVVMTFVQEGVAGPLIARGHIQALIGKGKYELKISPCVSGDITNLKLQPSRCPRTVLLSGIPDVLDEEPMRDTLEIHFQKTSHGGGEVDALAYVPVGRQGVAVFMEDAG
- the RPL27 gene encoding 60S ribosomal protein L27: MGKFMKPGKVVLVLAGRYSGRKAVIVKNIDDGTSDRPYSHALVAGIDRYPRKVTAAMGKKKIAKRSKIKSFVKVYNYNHLMPTRYSVDIPLDKTVVNKDVFRDPALKRKARREAKVKFEERYKTGKNKWFFQKLRF
- the RUNDC1 gene encoding RUN domain-containing protein 1; its protein translation is MEAESGPLGPGERWAPVGAVSAAAEEEEEEDEQEDEEEAAAGGSPRSVPRLRAERRRLQGALLALASHFAQVQFRLRQVARAGPAEQRRLLRDLEEFAFRGCPAPGAAPSEQEKQDQSEILKEKQRELILQLKTQLDDLETFAYQEGSYDSLPQSVVMERQQMIINELIKKLDMDLSEDVATLSPEELRQRVDAAIAQIVNPARVKEQLVEQLKTQIRDLEMFINFIQDEVGSSGKAEDGHCECTGRKDGGGSHKPHPRPPGSRVSPEDARKMRETGLQLMRRMLAVLQIFAVSQFGCATGQIPHSLWQKDQADRDYSPLLKRLELSVERVRQLAMKHQEEDHVISCSDLQDVPLGGRDELTLAVRKELAIALRDLMAHGLYASSPGMSLVLAPIACLIPAFTSSPKTMHPWELFVKYYNAKNGQAFVESPARKLSQSFALPVTGGVTVTPKQSLLTAIHTVLTEHDPFKRSADSELKALVCMALNEQRLVSWVNLICKSGALVQSHYQPWSYMANTGFESALNILSRLSNLKFNLPVDLAVRQLKNIKDAF